The Pseudomonas sp. IAC-BECa141 genome contains the following window.
GCGATACCGAGACGGCCGACCAGCGGATGTTCGGCCAGAGCGGCGTCGAGTTCGCTGACCTTGCCCACACGGCGGGTGCGTTCGAGGGTTGCGTCATTGGTAAAGACAGCCACGCCTGCGCTGTCATAGCCCCGGTACTCCAGACGCTTGAGGCCTTCGACCAGAATGGCGGTGATATTACGTTCAGCAACGGCGCCGACAATTCCACACATGCTTATTTCTCCTGACTGACAGTCGCGCAAATCAAGTTGATACCGCGAGCCTGAATCTGATCCCGTGCGTCTGAAGGCAGGCGATCATCGGTAATTAGGGTATGGACGCTGCTCCATGGCAGCTCCAGGTTGGGAATCTTGCGGCCGATCTTGTCGGCCTCGACCATCACGATCACTTCCCGCGCCACTTCCGCCATCACCCGGCTGAGGCCGAGCAATTCATTGAACGTGGTGGTACCGCGCACCAGGTCGATGCCATCGGCACCGATAAACAACTGGTCGAAGTCGTAAGAGCGTAGTACCTGCTCCGCGACCTGGCCCTGAAAGGACTCCGAGTGCGGATCCCAGGTGCCGCCGGTCATCAACAGCACAGGCTCGTGTTCGAGTTCGCTCAGGGCGTTGGCCACAT
Protein-coding sequences here:
- a CDS encoding DeoR/GlpR family DNA-binding transcription regulator; its protein translation is MSKRNTPQRRHNILALLNEQGEVSVDELAKRFETSEVTIRKDLAALESHGLLLRRYGGAITMPHELVADASLSVSKYKQAIARAAVTRIREHARIIIDSGSTTAAMIPELGQQPGLVVMTNSLHVANALSELEHEPVLLMTGGTWDPHSESFQGQVAEQVLRSYDFDQLFIGADGIDLVRGTTTFNELLGLSRVMAEVAREVIVMVEADKIGRKIPNLELPWSSVHTLITDDRLPSDARDQIQARGINLICATVSQEK